GATGATTtgatcatttaattattataatatttttaaagttttaaagaaaatataataaataatttaattttttcaatttataaaataaaaataatattttatttaaaaaatcatgtcAATCTTATAACCAAACGAAACTTAAACTGTGGTTGCAGACATGCGTGCGACAATGAGGTAGTGTGGCTGGTGACATGCCGCGTGACTTGTAAGACTGATGAAGCAGGAGAGCTGGTAGAGTGAACTGTGAAGACTGTttttgaagaaagaagaagagaagaatcaGTGGCGGAGCCAGGAATatattttgggggggggggggaaattagaacaatatacataaaatatttttattctatttttatataatttttttacgatgtataataatctgataagaagattataataaaaataaaatatgtttaatacaacttatgtattaaaaaaatatttgatatgtcaagaacaatatattattgaaataatagaaagacatttatacaaatatattaaacaaaaaaaatagagtgtctaaaattataacttgcgttcttttaaacaaacaaaatcattaagtattgaatctaaatcaaaattcttaaccATTCctctttcaatatagacaaTGGAAATAGGTTAGAAATACTAGTAGTtatagttagaattttttttatttataataaaaattatgtattttattttatatgagatgtgctttatttattttatttttatatcagattaaattttatggatgggctaaaataatttttagaggaggggccaatacatgataaattaatattattttattaaattaaaaaaattaacatatatatatactaggtgggagtaacgtgcaaagcacgtttgtctaattttatgaaatgattatttgtaaaaaataatatatattttataaaaattattgatgtcacttaataatttaaggcatattggagaaaataaaaaaattagttcaaagtatcatataatccaatacatgtttataacatctataattttagcaaagatatatatgaaaaatttaataaaagtctaacacaaacagtagttcaaaatatgtgtcgtttgatgtttgtattataattcatcaatttatgtcatcctgtagacaatcaatagagacaacattgaaattcttattttgctgttggttgagtcgatcagggacgacataaagttaaaacataatctttttataaaatttgtggtataatattttctatatatagcatatatataaatcataaaatatattttgaaattgttgaccgaatttactctttcttgattagttcaaggatcacggcctttgtcacgtgcctatcatagcaagcccacgtatggaatatgacttagcggaagctacgtcctactaccatggaaaaaaaaaatactttgattaaacgcacttatattatatattatatgagatttttaaatttggaatactcaataatctgaattaatgaaacgtataatacacgtatattacaCTTAGGGATTCAtatcttatgcacctaatacacgtgtatatgttaaggagaaagagaaaaatataataactaatctttaattacttattattatataaactattaagtattataattattgagattaataaatcatataacaacattgaatgctatctctctcaacatttatgtcttcattttatgtgccaaaccgttaaaacaaatggtgttaactttaacggaaaaataagaaaaatcgttaaaacaaaattttccgtttcatacacactttttatatatagaagatatttttcaaattggtAAGGGGGGCCATGGCCCCCTCCTGCCCCAATGTGGCTCCGCCGTTGAGAAGAATGgctttttttataagcaaaatTAAGTCttaaatttatctaatttaaaaaaaaaaaaaaatgtgaagacTGTATACTTTAACATTGCAAATATGAGTTATTAACAAACGAACCGAACCGAAACATAGACTTCGACTGAAACACCCGAAACAAGGAAATTTGAGCAAAAACCTGAACGTCAAGGTGCCCTGAATGGATTGCCATTCCAATACTAAAAATTTGGACAAGTACAAAATAGCCTGAAGATTGTTGTGAAAATAGAGTGGAGGGTGCCCAAGGAGAGAGATCATAGAAGACATCGAGAAGGCACGCGTGGAAGCAAGACTACACACGTGCCTAGTGAAGAGGGCTAACAAGCGAGACGGGATCGTCTTCAACGGCCATACCGAAAAAAGCTGGCTCATTATTATTAGCGCACAGCACAGCGACAGGGTCCCTCCCAAAAGATTCACATAAGAAGTCTCGCCCACGCAGTGACGCACCCACCCCTCGCACACACACTCTCGCTCTCAaacataagaaaagaaaaaaccccCAAAACAAAAGGCGTCTCGAAAGTTTGACGATCTCTACGATGCtccttcatctctctctcattgctTAAGAATCTCCATTCACACTCCCCCCCTCGTACCTAGCTTACTTTCTAGCCTTTTCCTCTCCCTCCTATAGATTCTCTCTCCACTCttctgttaaatttttttatctgctTTGGTTTCTCCTGCGACGATCTTTTACTTTGGTACGGTGTGACGGTGCGTGTTGAGTCATTACTTGAGATTGTTGTGTTCGTTCTATTATGTTGTTCTGTCTGCTTGCTGGGTAAATGGAAGAAACTTCCggaaaatgagaattttgtgattGTATGATGCTTTCTACAATTGTGAAATCTCGGTTTAGCTGAATTAGTACCGAATAGTTATGTTAGGAATAGTTTATTGGAAGCTTTTGTGAGAAATCTACAATCGAGTGAAGAAATGTcactttcttttcgtttttccgctttctttgttttccttatttttttttacctgaCGCAGCCTAATTAGGCACTACTAAACGTGTTGTTCAATGTCCAGTCATTTTGTTCAAGTTATtctgagatttttttttccgAGATTTATGACTTCTGGAGCTATGTTTTGGAATTAGATCTTATTGGTGGATTCGGCTGAGAGTTCGGAGAAGTCGGCTTTCGGAGTTAGAGAATGGCTTCTTCACTATCTTATTCTCCGGTTGCATTCGTTGGAGCTTCGGCTTCGGATCTTCTCCGGAGCTCGAGCAACGGCATCAGTGGAATTCCTCTGAGAACCCTAGGAAGGGCGCGATTGGGTGCAAGGAGGAGGGATTTCGCCGTCGTCGCAAAGATTAGGAAGGGGAAGAAGCATGAGTATCCCTGGCCCGATAATGCGGATCCTGATGTTAAAGGTGGGATCCTTAGCCATCTATCGCATTTCAAGCCGTTGAAAGATAAGCCGAAGCCCGTAACTTTGGAATTCGAGAGACCGCTTGTCGATCTAGAGAAGAAAATCATTGATGTAACTCCCTTTTGTAGCAGTTGTAGTCTGTTCATTGAGCTGAAATTTTTTATCGGTCTTGTTCAATGATtagcttttgtttttgggtgCAGGTCCGGAAAATGGCGAACGAAACTGGTCTGGACTTCAGtgatcaaattatttcattagaGAATAAGTACCAGCAGGTTCGATAAACCATATGTTGACGAGACTTGCATTTCTTTAGATTCAATAAATGACCTAAACATTGGCCATAAGCAGTCTTAATTCTAAGCAGTCTGGTGATGTAACATAAGatgattttgctatttttccaACAATTGATTTAAGCTTCAAATATTAATGGGGTTTATTAATTCTTCGTCTCCTCCATGCAATAGATGTTGGCTTCGTGCCTTGGTACAGGTTCTATTGCCTCCTATAAGTGCCAATTTATCCAGAAATTTAGTTTCTTAGGATTAATGGAATTTCTCAACATTCTTTCCTTATTCTGTAGACCCTAAAAATTCTTTCAAGCATGCCAAAGTGAGAAGTCGGTACTTCTGTTTCATGGTAGTCTGAGTTGTAAACCTTTATTTTGGAACCGTACTGCATAGACCAAAAAGCTTGATATTTAACTTTATATGGATTTGTGGAAAATCTGAATGCGAATTTGGATGTGTATGATGTGAAGAACTTGCTATAGATAATGACTAACTTTTGATCATGGGGATGCCTCTTGCATTTTGCTTAACAAACGTTTGAGGGAAGTTGAAGCTCTACAGTAGAtgttagaattttattaaaatagttaCAGATTCTGAAATGCTCTCACGACTCCCCATTTTTGTTCTCAGGCATTAAAGGATTTATACACACATCTAACACCTATACAGCGTGTTAATATTGCACGGCATCCTAACAGGCCAACTTTCCTCGATCATGTATTTAGCATTACTGAAAAGGTCCAGCATTCGTATTCTCAGcttctttaaaattttacttattcctAATGGTTCACTAGAGCCTTTAGGTTTATGGATGCTGAATCAATTATGTAAATACCTTTGGATATATCCCTTATGTACAGTTTGTGGAGCTTCATGGAGACAGGGGTGGGTATGATGATCCGGCTATTGTTACTGGTGTTGGAACAATAGATGGTAGGAGATACATGTTCATGGGTCACCAAAAGGGTAGGAACACAAAAGAGAATATTCAAAGGAACTTTGGGATGCCTACTCCCCATGGGTATGTAGAATGAAAGTGAATTCTATGTTTCAACTTGTTTGCCAAGTTCCTGGATAGTCATCTTTTTCGTATCTGACACTGATGGGAAATTTTTTACGCAAACAGTTACCGGAAAGCTCTACGTATGATGTATTATGCAGATCACCATGGTTTCCCTATAGTTACTTTCATTGACACTCCTGGGGCATTTGCAGACCTTAAATCCGAAGAACTAGGCCAAGTATGTGGACAATTCTAACTTGAAATTTGCATGATTGTCTTTCAATACAAGCTACTAATATGCAAGCTTTACacacctattaaaaaaaaactaatgtgCATGCTTTACATGCATGCAGGGTGAAGCCATTGCGCACAATTTAAGGACTATGTTTGGTTTGAAGGTACCCATTGTTTCTATTGTCATTGGGGAAGGTGGCTCTGGTGGTGCACTTGCCATTGGCTGTGCTAATAAATTGCTAATGCTCGAAAATGCAGTTTTCTATGTTGCCAGGTGATTTGAGCTTGGCTTTCCTCTCATTGCAACTCATAAAGATAGTGCCAATATACTGTCCGACATGTGCCTTAGTTTCTACAGCATATTGTGTAGGTCTCAAAGAGGTGCTATGTTTATGAGTTATTAACCCAAATCGCCAACGACTTGGAAGGAAAGGGTGGATTTGACCCTATATCTGGAATAATTACTATGTTGATTTTAATTCAGAATTCAATGAAGTCCTATGATAAAATAGATAACTAGTTGCCACTTGCCAACCCGCTCCTTGTGTTTCCTATCGGCCTCTTTGTTtgttactttatttttattgtccTGCGTTAGCTTGCAGTAAAATTCCTGTTGGTTTCCGTCCTAAATTATCTGCTCTCACAAGGCATGATTCTAGACTTTGTAATTTTACTTGAAGCATCAAgcatgtttgtatttatttatttttttggtaaataTGAAATATAGTAGTTTCTTCTTATCGGTTACAAATATAAGATGACAAGAGTACGTAGAGCTGCTTTTATGTCTATCCTGAAGAATTATTGACTGGCTGTGGATGGCATGGTGGAAATGCATTGTtccattgaattaaaaattaaaaaatgtccTGCTCAGCTGGAAATTTACCATCTGAGTCAAGATTTTGATTGTGGAATTTGGCAATATGCCACAAATGCTGACTCCCAAGTTTTCATGGAGTATATACCCTGTCATAATTGCTTGTGAGGCTGCtggaattttctttttgatattGATAATATACACATGCTCGTTTGTAAAATGAGTTCAATCTCCTTTGTTAAGTGATAGATGTTACAGCATAGTTCTCGGTTTTGATTCATTTTGACACAGATACGGAGTTATCAGTTTAACtagcaaaaataaaatgatttgtcaGGTTATGCAAAATGAGTATATATTACTGATCTCTGAAGGCCTTTGGTAGCCTGTGTAAGACTACAGCCTCATTTAACATATTTTCGTGTCTAGCTTTGTGTGGCCagacacacacatgcacaagCGTTTGATATGAATCTTGCTATGTACTATCTGGCCACACATAGTCACAGTCCCACTCATGGATGAATCATCTGGTACTGGtttatttcttccttttttcctgTTTGGATATATGACCTTGCTgatttaatttatgtaattttttttaatctatcatAGTTGTATGTGctgatttttgttcttttggcgTTGTCTCTATTCTTGTCATGGGTCAGTCCGGAGGCATGCGCGGCAATCTTGTGGAAAACTGCCAAAGCCGCTCCAAAGGTCCAGCCAACATCACTTTATGGCTTGTTTGTCATTGGTTTAATATTAACTCGTAAGTTTCTTCTTTGCAGGCTGCTGAGAGGCTAAAGATTACTGCTTCAGAGTTGTGCAAGCTGCAGATTGCAGATGGCATTATTCCTgtaaattatcatttcttatGTGTTCCATGTAGTCATTGCTCctctattctctttctttagaTGACTTCCATCTATCTTATGCATGACAGTAGGCACCTTCTCCAAACAGTAAATGGATGTGAAACATGGGTGTTTTGCATGCATACTTGACTAGACGATTTTACTCCCGTATGGGGGGGAAAAGAGAGCTTCTTAGAATCAACCATTTTCATTTCTTGGGCCCAAAACATCACTGGATCAGATAGACGTGTGATTTAGTCCATCTATTTTTATGTAGCATTTGACTGGAGCagcatattttaattatttttctattggaTCGGGATCCTTTAACCTGGTATATTTCTCTGAATCACAATAATTGCTTTCAAATTCAATGTAGGGATTTTGCCTCATTGGATTTGAATTTGATGGTTATAAAAATGCTTATGTGGCAAAATCCTTATGGCTGAATTTGGAAATAAATGATTTGGACTCAGGGAAGTTTACTTGATAGATTATCATTGAAATCTAGAAGATCTCACTCCTTTTATATCGTCTTAACCTCAATAACAACTATCATTTCCTTTTGATAATCCTTTTACAGTCTTTCGGTCTATTATATGACATCTCAAAGAAATCTTTATACCTTTAACAGGAGCCACTTGGTGGTGCACATGCAGATCCATCTTGGACCTCAAAACAGATAAAGAAGGCAATTAATGAATCAATGGATGTAAGTGCGTTTTTCATGGTAATCCTAAAAGAATTGACCACGTCAAGTATTAGTCCTATTTAAGATCTTTCTTTTCTATAGGAGCTCATGAAGATGGACACACCAGAGCTTCTGAAGCATCGCATGCTTAAGTTCCGCAAAATTGGTGGGTTTCAAGAAGGGCTTCCAGTAGATCCTAAGAAGAAAGTtaacatgaaaaagaaagaagagccCATCAGGAAGACTTCTGATCTAAATATTGAGGATGAGGTCAAAAAACTTATGCAGCAAAGATTAGATGCCAAAGAGTCCTCGGTCATGCCTCCACAGTCAGATCTGgatgagatgataaataaattgaaaagagaGGTCGATCGTGAATTTTTCGAGGCTGTTAAAACCATTGGGTTGAAGGACAGGTTTGTGATGTTGCGTGGGGAGTTTTCCAAACTAAATTCGGAGGACCACCTTGTGCATCCAGCCTTAAAGGACAAGGTCGAAAAGCTTCGGGATGAGTTGAACCAGGGTCTCCCTGCAGCTCCTAATTATGAAAGCTTGAAACATAAATTAGACATGCTGAAAGAATTATCTAAAACCAAGAGTCTTGCTGAAAAGAATTATAAGGCATCCACATTAAAGCAGGAGATCAATAAAAAGTTTGCAGAAGTCTTGGATCGGCCTGATGTACAGGAGAAATACAGGGCACTGAAGGCTGAAATTGAAAATTCTGGGGCGTCTATGGTTCAGGATTTGGACCATGGGCTGAGGGAGAAAATTGTGAAGGTGAAGAAAGATATAGAGTTGGAACTGGCTGATGCTCTCAAATCCTTGGatttggatgttgaggttgTAAATTCAAAAGTAAAGAAGCTCAGTGAACAACAGACTTCATTCTCAGATGTCAAAGTCAAGATGCAAGAGTTAAACGAAGAAATCAAGGAGGGAATAGAAAATGTAATCAAGTCATCAGATCTGAAGGACAAAATTGAGTTACTGAAGTTGGAGGTTGCAAAGGCAGGAAAGACACCCAATACTGTTTCCAAAAATAGAATTGCAGCTTTAGAGCAACAAATTAAGCAGAGTCTTGCAGCGGCCTTGGATTCTTCTAACTTAAAAGAGAAACATGAGAAGCTGAAGGCAGAGATTTCCAAAACCATTGAATCTTCTGAAGGATTGGATGGAAGTCTGGAAAAACAATATGCAAAAGAAGATGATTCTACATATGCTGAACCAAGAGTAGAGATTGGTGTAAATCGCACCTTTGCTTAATGTGAGTTCATCTGTTTTCATCACGTGTTAAATTCTTTTTCGTTTTGAACTTTTTGGTCAGAATGGTTGGTATTTACATggttttttaaatatgaaaacatTGGTTGAGTTTTTCTTTTCGTTGTAAAGACTTCAGAGAATACAATCTTCGATAACTTCATCCTGACTTGAAAAACTTGTAAAATTAGTTGTGTTAATCCTTAGTTTTGTTCAACTCTCCATTTGGATATCATGTTCACTGGTTTTACGGCATTGTGCAGAATGATATCAGTATTTTGTATCTTGCCAATTGAGAAAATGGGGCGATTGATAAGAGAGTTTAAGCTGGCTAATTTCAG
This sequence is a window from Carya illinoinensis cultivar Pawnee chromosome 9, C.illinoinensisPawnee_v1, whole genome shotgun sequence. Protein-coding genes within it:
- the LOC122275432 gene encoding acetyl-coenzyme A carboxylase carboxyl transferase subunit alpha, chloroplastic, which encodes MASSLSYSPVAFVGASASDLLRSSSNGISGIPLRTLGRARLGARRRDFAVVAKIRKGKKHEYPWPDNADPDVKGGILSHLSHFKPLKDKPKPVTLEFERPLVDLEKKIIDVRKMANETGLDFSDQIISLENKYQQALKDLYTHLTPIQRVNIARHPNRPTFLDHVFSITEKFVELHGDRGGYDDPAIVTGVGTIDGRRYMFMGHQKGRNTKENIQRNFGMPTPHGYRKALRMMYYADHHGFPIVTFIDTPGAFADLKSEELGQGEAIAHNLRTMFGLKVPIVSIVIGEGGSGGALAIGCANKLLMLENAVFYVASPEACAAILWKTAKAAPKAAERLKITASELCKLQIADGIIPEPLGGAHADPSWTSKQIKKAINESMDELMKMDTPELLKHRMLKFRKIGGFQEGLPVDPKKKVNMKKKEEPIRKTSDLNIEDEVKKLMQQRLDAKESSVMPPQSDLDEMINKLKREVDREFFEAVKTIGLKDRFVMLRGEFSKLNSEDHLVHPALKDKVEKLRDELNQGLPAAPNYESLKHKLDMLKELSKTKSLAEKNYKASTLKQEINKKFAEVLDRPDVQEKYRALKAEIENSGASMVQDLDHGLREKIVKVKKDIELELADALKSLDLDVEVVNSKVKKLSEQQTSFSDVKVKMQELNEEIKEGIENVIKSSDLKDKIELLKLEVAKAGKTPNTVSKNRIAALEQQIKQSLAAALDSSNLKEKHEKLKAEISKTIESSEGLDGSLEKQYAKEDDSTYAEPRVEIGVNRTFA